One Labilibaculum sp. DW002 genomic window, TGTCAAAAGTAAAAGAACATAAGGAGATTGAATTGATTGTTCAAAACCTTTTACCTACTAATGATACAATGTTTAAGAGTGGCAATTTTGATAAGATGGATATTTTGGATGTTAATCTTCACTTGAGAGATTTATGCGAAAAGGAAAAGGTCACATTTGTAGATTTGTATACAGCTTTTTCAACCTATACATACCAATTGATAAAAGATTATACGAGCGACGGTCTGCATTTAAATGAGGCAGGTTATAAAATATGGAAGAATTGCTTGCAATCAGAAAATCTTATCTAAAATCTCAAAAAGATGGAAAAAACGGAACGATTAATGGCTTTGGATGCCTTTCGAGGATTAACCATTGCAGCTATGATTACTGTAAATACTCCAGGAAGTTGGGGGCATGTTTACGCTCCATTGCTCCATTCTAAATGGCACGGCTGTACGCCAACCGATTTGGTGTTTCCTTTCTTTCTATTTGCTGTTGGTGTTGCAATGTGGTTTGCTTTCGGAAAATTCGATCATAAATTAAGTCCCGAGGCAGGAAAGAAAATTCTGAAACGTACTGTAATAATT contains:
- a CDS encoding GDSL-type esterase/lipase family protein, coding for MRNRIAFLGDSLTNEGNWQEYFPNQEVVNFGMSGEKSEEIISRIDEVTLWKPSKIFLMMGINDLGDGLNCEEILKNYQIILSKVKEHKEIELIVQNLLPTNDTMFKSGNFDKMDILDVNLHLRDLCEKEKVTFVDLYTAFSTYTYQLIKDYTSDGLHLNEAGYKIWKNCLQSENLI